A window of the Candidatus Nitrosotalea okcheonensis genome harbors these coding sequences:
- the rrp41 gene encoding exosome complex exonuclease Rrp41 has product MVKIMTQLMTEDGIRCDGRRLDELRNISIKVGVLKNADGSAYIEFGKNKILAGVFGPRDVHPKHMANPDSGILRCRYHMSPFSVTERKNPAPSRREIEISKVIKEALQPAVILKDYPRTVIDVFIEVLQADGGSRCAALDAAAVALADAGIPMRDLVSACAAGKVADRIVLDVNNEEDQEGQADMPVALMPNMGNITLLQLDGILKPEEFKTCMQTALVGCKRVYEVQRKALMEKYFQNGEQ; this is encoded by the coding sequence ATGGTGAAAATAATGACACAATTAATGACTGAAGATGGAATTAGATGTGATGGACGGAGATTAGACGAGCTTAGAAACATCTCTATCAAAGTTGGAGTACTAAAGAATGCAGATGGTTCTGCATATATTGAATTTGGAAAAAATAAGATTTTGGCAGGAGTCTTTGGCCCACGAGATGTTCATCCAAAACATATGGCAAATCCAGATTCTGGAATTCTTCGCTGCAGATATCACATGTCTCCTTTCTCTGTAACAGAAAGAAAGAATCCTGCTCCATCGAGAAGAGAGATTGAGATCTCCAAAGTTATCAAGGAAGCATTGCAACCTGCGGTAATACTAAAAGACTATCCACGTACTGTAATCGATGTATTCATCGAAGTTCTTCAAGCAGATGGTGGCTCAAGATGTGCTGCACTTGATGCAGCAGCTGTTGCTCTTGCTGATGCCGGTATACCAATGCGCGACTTGGTATCTGCATGTGCAGCAGGTAAGGTAGCAGACAGGATAGTCTTAGATGTAAATAATGAAGAAGATCAGGAAGGGCAGGCAGACATGCCAGTGGCATTGATGCCAAATATGGGAAACATTACACTTTTGCAGCTTGATGGTATACTAAAACCAGAAGAGTTCAAAACATGCATGCAAACTGCTCTGGTAGGTTGCAAACGTGTTTATGAAGTTCAACGAAAAGCATTAATGGAAAAATACTTTCAAAACGGTGAGCAATAA
- the leuD gene encoding 3-isopropylmalate dehydratase small subunit, which translates to MQPFQKIKSIATPLDKVNVDTDQIVPKQFLKLIQRTGFGQYLFYDWRFEKGTPRKDFVLNDPAYKNSKILLARDNFGCGSSREHAVWALDDYGFKVIISTSFADIFYNNCFKNGILPIRVSDETLQKLFSTKSEIEVDLEGQSILVNNVPILFHIEPYRKKILLEGLDDIAMTLLHEDKIMIYERSHKI; encoded by the coding sequence ATGCAACCATTTCAAAAAATAAAAAGCATTGCTACACCACTTGATAAGGTAAATGTTGACACTGATCAGATAGTGCCAAAACAATTTCTAAAACTAATTCAAAGAACTGGATTTGGTCAATACTTGTTTTACGACTGGAGGTTTGAAAAGGGCACCCCGAGAAAAGATTTTGTCTTAAATGATCCTGCATACAAAAACTCCAAGATCCTGCTTGCAAGAGATAACTTTGGTTGTGGTTCTAGCCGAGAGCACGCAGTATGGGCCCTTGATGACTATGGTTTTAAGGTGATAATCTCTACATCGTTTGCTGATATTTTTTACAATAACTGTTTCAAAAATGGGATTCTCCCAATACGGGTCTCTGATGAGACACTACAAAAATTATTCTCTACAAAATCTGAAATTGAAGTAGATTTGGAGGGCCAATCCATATTGGTAAACAATGTGCCAATCTTGTTTCACATAGAACCATACCGAAAAAAAATCCTACTTGAGGGCTTGGATGATATTGCAATGACATTGCTACATGAAGATAAGATTATGATCTATGAAAGATCTCACAAAATCTAG
- the rrp4 gene encoding exosome complex RNA-binding protein Rrp4, with amino-acid sequence MDVKRRYVIPGDVIATGPLRPEQNVYQDGDRMISTCIGISEIFENSVKVIPLTGGYMPKTNDLVIGKVIGTSPLSWEFDINSCFVGFLPAQDVFGRDYSPTKDELKQRLDIGDLVATRIANFDRSRDPLLTVQDRDLGKIESGELVTISPSKVPRLIGKRGSMIQTIEMATKAIITIGQNGWIVISCEDSEGLLKAVEAVKMIDALAHTPNLTERVKSMLGVSDGENNDTIND; translated from the coding sequence ATGGATGTAAAAAGAAGATACGTTATTCCAGGTGATGTGATAGCAACTGGGCCTTTACGACCTGAACAAAACGTGTATCAAGATGGCGATAGAATGATTTCAACGTGCATTGGGATATCTGAAATTTTTGAAAATTCTGTTAAAGTGATTCCTCTCACTGGAGGATATATGCCAAAAACAAATGACTTGGTCATTGGCAAAGTAATTGGAACCTCGCCCCTCTCTTGGGAATTTGACATAAACTCGTGTTTTGTTGGATTTTTACCTGCCCAAGATGTTTTTGGTCGAGACTATTCTCCTACTAAGGATGAGCTAAAACAAAGACTCGATATTGGTGATTTGGTTGCAACCAGAATTGCTAATTTTGATAGATCGAGAGATCCTCTTCTTACAGTACAGGACAGAGATCTTGGCAAGATCGAATCCGGTGAGCTAGTTACGATATCGCCAAGCAAAGTGCCTAGACTGATTGGTAAACGCGGTTCTATGATTCAAACAATAGAGATGGCTACTAAAGCAATTATTACAATAGGTCAAAACGGATGGATAGTAATATCCTGTGAAGATTCCGAGGGATTATTAAAGGCAGTAGAAGCAGTGAAAATGATTGATGCTCTTGCGCATACGCCGAACTTGACTGAAAGAGTCAAATCCATGCTTGGAGTATCAGATGGTGAAAATAATGACACAATTAATGACTGA
- a CDS encoding LeuD/DmdB family oxidoreductase small subunit gives MKGSVIKYERDNIDTDVILPGPYLKIHDYAELATHAMEGLDKDFHKRVKPGDFIVAGRNFGCGSSREHAPIALSYSGIKAVLALSFARIFYRNAVDGAFLLPIEIDEDAYKNISDTDLLEVDISTNEIKNVTKNKIYKMKPFPELIGKIIEAGGLFNYKP, from the coding sequence ATGAAGGGCTCTGTAATAAAATATGAACGTGACAATATAGATACCGATGTAATCCTACCCGGTCCTTATCTGAAGATTCATGATTATGCAGAGTTGGCAACACACGCTATGGAGGGATTGGATAAGGACTTTCACAAGCGTGTCAAGCCTGGTGATTTCATAGTTGCAGGACGAAATTTTGGATGCGGCTCTTCTAGAGAACATGCTCCAATAGCATTATCTTATTCTGGAATAAAGGCAGTTTTGGCCCTGTCTTTTGCAAGAATATTTTACAGAAATGCAGTAGATGGAGCCTTTTTACTCCCAATTGAGATAGATGAGGATGCATACAAGAACATCTCTGATACTGATTTACTTGAAGTTGACATATCTACAAACGAGATTAAAAATGTGACAAAGAACAAGATATACAAAATGAAGCCTTTTCCAGAACTAATCGGCAAAATAATAGAAGCCGGTGGATTATTCAATTACAAACCCTAG
- a CDS encoding DNA-directed RNA polymerase subunit D, giving the protein MTSLEIVQESGNNMVVKLKGIPVQYANALRRICLAGIPTFSVDDVIIIENSSVLPDEGVAHRLAMMPLRTDLERFVEPAACDCHSELGCSRCRVLLMLDSGNSDTTRTITSAEISSEDEVVKPVSPNIPIVALAPSQKLKVEAYARLGRGSDHAKWNSATVSALTSTNNPDEHILTIETTGSLTPKEVLRASIEELEKRLGEFQKNVATLD; this is encoded by the coding sequence TTGACTTCTTTAGAGATTGTACAGGAAAGTGGTAACAATATGGTTGTTAAGCTAAAGGGCATACCTGTTCAATATGCTAATGCGCTTAGACGAATTTGCCTTGCAGGGATTCCCACATTCTCTGTTGACGATGTCATAATTATCGAGAATTCATCAGTCCTGCCAGATGAGGGAGTAGCCCACAGGCTTGCAATGATGCCGCTTAGAACAGATCTTGAAAGATTTGTGGAACCAGCAGCATGTGATTGCCACAGTGAACTTGGCTGTAGTCGATGCAGAGTATTGCTCATGCTAGATTCTGGTAATTCAGATACAACCCGTACTATTACCTCAGCAGAGATTAGTTCAGAAGACGAAGTTGTCAAGCCAGTCAGCCCGAACATTCCAATTGTTGCACTAGCTCCAAGTCAGAAATTAAAAGTGGAAGCATATGCAAGGTTAGGCAGAGGTAGCGATCATGCCAAGTGGAATTCCGCTACAGTTTCAGCCCTTACATCTACAAATAATCCCGACGAACATATTTTGACCATAGAAACTACAGGTAGTTTGACTCCAAAAGAAGTCCTACGTGCATCCATTGAAGAACTTGAAAAAAGACTAGGCGAATTCCAAAAGAATGTAGCCACACTTGATTGA
- a CDS encoding 50S ribosomal protein L13, which translates to MAKQVTEVKSSEKNTAVSQTIIVDGTNMIAGRLCSHVAKLLIKGNRVSIVNSENIMISGDRKTIIEEYRKFLEIASINNPKFGPFHPRRPDTMISRMVRGMLPKNKPSGKTALKRLRAYLGVPNELRSKKTTQFDDAKIRRPSPYYTTLGELGKMVGWHE; encoded by the coding sequence TTGGCTAAACAAGTTACTGAAGTAAAATCATCAGAAAAGAATACAGCAGTATCACAGACAATCATAGTTGATGGAACAAACATGATTGCAGGCAGACTTTGTTCCCATGTTGCAAAACTACTCATAAAAGGAAACAGAGTATCAATTGTCAATTCCGAAAACATCATGATTTCAGGAGACAGAAAAACAATTATCGAGGAATATAGAAAATTTTTGGAAATTGCAAGTATCAATAATCCTAAATTTGGTCCATTTCACCCCAGAAGACCGGATACCATGATAAGTAGAATGGTACGAGGAATGCTACCAAAGAACAAGCCGTCTGGTAAAACAGCTTTGAAAAGATTAAGAGCTTATCTTGGCGTACCAAATGAATTAAGATCAAAGAAAACAACGCAGTTTGATGACGCTAAAATTAGAAGGCCTTCTCCATATTATACAACTCTGGGAGAACTAGGAAAAATGGTCGGGTGGCACGAATAA
- a CDS encoding eL43 family ribosomal protein — protein MVKSKTSSLKGLGQKYGLKPRKKYTSIHRQLKAQRKCPECGSERFGREAVGIWACKKCNFKVAGLAYDVKL, from the coding sequence ATGGTAAAAAGTAAAACTTCCTCGCTCAAAGGACTTGGTCAGAAATATGGTCTCAAACCAAGAAAAAAATACACCTCAATACATAGGCAACTAAAAGCACAGAGAAAATGCCCTGAGTGTGGTTCTGAGAGATTTGGAAGGGAGGCAGTAGGAATCTGGGCTTGTAAAAAATGCAATTTTAAAGTAGCAGGCTTGGCATACGATGTCAAACTATAA
- a CDS encoding KEOPS complex subunit Pcc1: protein MSNYNAKIEISAGKRTKSIFHSVETDNKFYDENPTKTNFLLGKKIMIMIDAQEISHLRANLNSTLRLVQASNDSIESVKI from the coding sequence ATGTCAAACTATAATGCCAAAATAGAAATTTCTGCTGGAAAAAGAACAAAATCAATTTTTCACTCTGTTGAAACTGATAACAAATTTTACGACGAGAATCCGACAAAAACAAATTTTTTGCTTGGTAAAAAAATAATGATTATGATTGATGCACAAGAAATTTCACACCTACGTGCCAATCTGAATTCTACGTTGAGACTTGTACAAGCAAGTAATGACTCGATTGAATCGGTAAAGATATAA
- a CDS encoding ribosome assembly factor SBDS, protein MITSIVDTKVTIVRFSVEGEKFEILVKPDPALEFKLGKRKDISGIMISDEIYSDSNKGTRASTEKLMKAFKTTDATVVATIMLQKGDLNLTTDQRRKMVSEKRKQIVDFISKTYVDPRSHLPHPPLRIEQSMDDARVSIDPFKNTDEQIKEIIEQIRSIIPLKSENMLLEILVPAQFAAQSYSVLKSFGTLKKEEWQANGSLKVILDIPAAARANVMDRLGSVTKGTASIEVAK, encoded by the coding sequence ATGATTACCTCAATTGTGGATACTAAAGTAACAATTGTCAGATTTTCAGTAGAGGGCGAAAAATTTGAGATATTGGTAAAACCAGATCCTGCCTTGGAGTTCAAGCTAGGCAAGAGAAAGGATATTTCAGGTATCATGATTTCCGATGAGATTTACTCTGATTCTAATAAAGGCACTAGAGCATCTACCGAGAAATTAATGAAGGCATTCAAAACTACTGATGCAACTGTGGTTGCAACCATAATGCTTCAGAAAGGGGATCTGAATCTTACTACGGATCAGCGAAGAAAAATGGTCTCTGAAAAACGTAAACAGATAGTGGATTTTATCTCTAAAACATATGTAGATCCAAGATCACATCTGCCACATCCGCCCCTTAGAATAGAACAATCTATGGATGATGCAAGGGTATCAATTGATCCCTTCAAAAATACCGATGAGCAGATCAAAGAAATAATTGAACAGATTCGTTCTATAATTCCATTAAAATCTGAAAACATGCTCCTTGAAATTTTGGTGCCAGCACAATTTGCTGCTCAATCTTATTCTGTCTTAAAGTCATTTGGAACTTTAAAAAAAGAAGAATGGCAAGCAAACGGTTCACTTAAAGTAATACTAGATATACCGGCGGCGGCAAGGGCAAATGTAATGGATAGGTTAGGTTCTGTAACGAAAGGTACTGCTTCTATTGAGGTTGCAAAATGA
- the leuC gene encoding 3-isopropylmalate dehydratase large subunit — protein sequence MSKTLFEKIWDSHIVVEENGRSLLYVDRHLVHEVTSPQAFDGLRLNGRTVRRTDLTFATMDHNVPTSDRSLPIIDQTSSTQIKALERNCKEFGITLFDIHSPNQGIVHVIGPELGITLPGTTIVCGDSHTSTHGAFGALAFGIGTSDVEHVLATQCIMMEKPKTFEINIHGKRKNPHAVTAKDIILSIIRKIGTSGGTGTVIEYRGETISELTMEQRMTVCNMSIEAGARAGLIAPDEKTYQYLRGRKYAPKNYDEYASLWRETLKTDSGARFDKSFTLSAENIAPQVSWGTNPAMTTDVTGVVPFPEEYGKGNSEEKKGAEKALQYMNLKAGMAITDIAIDRVFIGSCTNSRLEDLMEAAKVVKGKKVSSRVRAMVVPGSQLVKKNAEEIGLDKIFKDAGFEWRESGCSMCLGMNPDILASGERCASTSNRNFEGRQGTGGRTHLVSPVMAAAAAIHGHFVDVRELDLN from the coding sequence ATGTCAAAGACATTATTTGAGAAAATTTGGGATTCGCATATTGTTGTAGAAGAAAATGGAAGATCATTACTTTATGTTGACAGGCATCTTGTTCACGAGGTTACCTCTCCGCAAGCTTTTGATGGTTTACGCCTTAATGGGAGAACAGTGAGGCGCACTGATCTTACTTTTGCCACCATGGATCACAATGTGCCTACTAGTGATAGATCATTACCTATTATAGATCAGACATCATCAACTCAAATTAAAGCACTGGAAAGAAACTGCAAGGAATTTGGAATTACTCTCTTTGACATTCACAGCCCAAATCAAGGCATAGTACATGTCATAGGCCCAGAATTAGGGATAACTCTTCCTGGAACAACTATTGTCTGTGGTGACAGTCACACATCTACACATGGTGCCTTTGGAGCACTTGCATTTGGAATAGGTACAAGTGATGTTGAACATGTATTGGCAACTCAATGTATAATGATGGAAAAACCAAAGACTTTTGAAATTAACATTCATGGAAAGAGAAAGAACCCACACGCTGTAACTGCAAAGGATATCATCCTCTCAATTATTCGAAAAATTGGAACATCTGGGGGAACAGGAACCGTGATTGAATATCGCGGTGAAACAATATCTGAATTAACCATGGAACAGAGAATGACAGTCTGTAACATGTCTATTGAGGCAGGAGCACGTGCTGGATTGATTGCTCCTGATGAAAAGACATACCAATATCTTAGAGGAAGAAAATATGCCCCGAAAAATTATGATGAGTATGCAAGTCTATGGCGTGAAACCTTGAAAACAGACAGCGGAGCAAGATTTGATAAATCCTTTACACTCAGTGCAGAAAACATTGCTCCCCAAGTAAGTTGGGGTACAAATCCTGCAATGACAACTGATGTTACTGGCGTTGTCCCATTCCCAGAAGAATATGGAAAAGGAAATTCTGAGGAGAAAAAGGGTGCAGAAAAAGCTCTCCAATACATGAATCTAAAGGCTGGTATGGCAATTACTGATATTGCAATTGACAGGGTATTCATTGGTTCATGCACAAATTCAAGATTAGAAGACTTGATGGAAGCTGCAAAAGTTGTAAAAGGGAAAAAGGTTTCATCACGAGTACGGGCAATGGTGGTACCAGGGTCTCAACTTGTAAAGAAAAATGCAGAAGAGATTGGCCTTGATAAAATATTCAAAGATGCTGGATTTGAATGGCGAGAATCTGGCTGCAGCATGTGTCTTGGCATGAATCCTGACATTCTGGCATCAGGAGAAAGATGTGCAAGTACCTCCAATAGAAACTTTGAGGGACGACAAGGTACTGGGGGAAGGACACATCTTGTCAGTCCAGTGATGGCAGCAGCAGCTGCAATACATGGACATTTTGTAGATGTAAGGGAATTGGATTTGAATTAG
- a CDS encoding prefoldin subunit beta, with product MSVGEQQIPPWLQEQVGRMQQLQQNLQSIMMQKQHLESEHLETERALEVLQKATDDDIVYKTAGSILVKSTKAVLLSELEEKKELANTRLTVLSKQESRIKENLKEAETKIREMLRGPTTPPGPQKTDVPK from the coding sequence ATGTCTGTAGGAGAACAACAAATTCCTCCATGGTTGCAGGAACAGGTAGGTAGAATGCAGCAATTGCAACAAAATCTCCAATCCATAATGATGCAGAAACAACATCTTGAATCGGAACATTTGGAAACTGAGCGAGCACTTGAAGTTCTACAAAAGGCAACTGATGATGACATTGTTTACAAAACAGCAGGATCAATTCTTGTCAAGTCTACCAAGGCTGTATTGCTTTCAGAATTAGAAGAAAAAAAAGAGCTTGCAAATACGAGGCTTACAGTGTTGTCCAAACAGGAATCAAGAATAAAAGAAAACCTCAAAGAAGCCGAAACCAAAATACGGGAAATGCTGAGAGGACCTACTACACCGCCAGGACCGCAAAAGACAGATGTTCCTAAATAA
- a CDS encoding 3-isopropylmalate dehydratase large subunit: protein MNITEKILARASGKTQVSPGDVVFVNVDKVMVHDVSGPGVLAVFEKLRKKGMVIDKVWDPERVWVAEDHFVPAADKISAQNVVLLTNFTKQFGIKRHFKYGMGQYGICHTLSHEEAMVLPGEVYVGGDSHTNTTGALGAFAAGLGHTDVAYVLLNGKIWFKVPETLFFKINGKLPDHVMAKDLILKIIGDIGTDGAAYKTMQFGGTGISEMSVESRLTLTNMTTEAGAKSGIVEPDLKIREYLAARGVTKYDEVHGDTDAQYEKIYEYEGSEMEPVVAKPFSPANTVVARDLSSVELDKAYIGSCTGAKLEDLQAAAKILKGRTVKIRTEILPAAMSIFRKAMDTGLLKIFMDAGAVVGPPTCGACCGAHMGVLAKDEICISTTNRNFPGRMGHVESQTYLASPLVAAASAVTGKITDPRDLK, encoded by the coding sequence TTGAACATTACTGAAAAGATTCTAGCTCGTGCTTCCGGTAAGACACAAGTTTCACCAGGGGATGTAGTCTTTGTCAATGTGGATAAGGTGATGGTTCACGATGTATCAGGACCAGGTGTACTGGCAGTATTTGAGAAATTGAGAAAGAAAGGAATGGTGATTGACAAAGTATGGGATCCGGAGAGAGTGTGGGTTGCAGAAGACCATTTTGTACCTGCAGCTGACAAGATATCTGCACAAAATGTTGTGCTATTAACAAACTTTACAAAACAATTTGGAATCAAGAGACATTTCAAATATGGCATGGGCCAGTATGGAATCTGTCATACTTTATCACATGAAGAAGCAATGGTGCTCCCAGGAGAAGTATATGTTGGAGGAGATTCTCATACAAATACAACCGGAGCTCTTGGTGCATTTGCAGCAGGTCTTGGGCATACAGATGTTGCATATGTCTTATTGAATGGAAAAATATGGTTCAAGGTGCCTGAGACATTATTCTTTAAGATTAATGGAAAACTTCCAGATCATGTGATGGCAAAAGATTTGATATTGAAAATAATTGGTGATATTGGAACTGATGGGGCGGCATACAAAACTATGCAGTTTGGTGGAACGGGCATATCTGAAATGTCCGTTGAAAGTAGATTGACTTTGACAAACATGACAACAGAAGCAGGTGCCAAAAGTGGTATAGTAGAGCCAGATCTAAAAATAAGAGAATATCTTGCAGCAAGAGGGGTTACAAAATATGACGAAGTTCATGGTGATACAGATGCACAATATGAAAAAATTTACGAGTATGAAGGTTCTGAAATGGAACCTGTTGTAGCAAAACCATTCTCACCTGCAAATACAGTTGTTGCAAGAGATCTATCTTCTGTAGAACTCGACAAGGCATACATTGGTTCATGTACTGGCGCAAAGCTAGAAGATTTACAAGCTGCCGCAAAAATTCTAAAAGGAAGAACGGTAAAGATAAGAACCGAAATATTGCCTGCAGCAATGTCGATATTTAGAAAAGCGATGGATACTGGACTGTTGAAAATTTTCATGGATGCTGGAGCGGTTGTAGGACCTCCTACATGCGGTGCCTGCTGTGGTGCTCACATGGGTGTATTGGCAAAAGATGAAATTTGCATCAGTACGACAAATAGAAATTTTCCAGGAAGGATGGGACATGTAGAATCGCAGACATATCTTGCATCACCTCTTGTTGCAGCAGCATCTGCTGTTACAGGAAAAATAACTGATCCGAGGGACCTAAAATGA
- the rpsI gene encoding 30S ribosomal protein S9 yields the protein MVKLESYYASRKTARAHAYITKGVGRVRINNIPVEMVQQEVAREIMLGPLEVAGDLRNKIDLSVKVKGGGFVGQSYASAIAISRAMTGWTKSRKEPKDHPLTRTVREDLRKRLSEFDKHLLSGDDRRKEPKKFGGPGARRRKQKSYR from the coding sequence ATGGTAAAATTAGAAAGCTATTATGCATCTAGAAAGACCGCACGTGCACATGCATATATCACAAAGGGTGTAGGTCGTGTGAGAATTAACAACATTCCAGTAGAAATGGTTCAACAAGAAGTAGCACGAGAAATCATGCTAGGCCCCTTGGAGGTTGCAGGAGATCTCAGAAACAAGATTGATCTTTCGGTAAAGGTCAAAGGTGGAGGTTTTGTAGGACAATCTTACGCTAGTGCAATTGCAATTTCAAGAGCAATGACAGGCTGGACAAAATCCAGAAAGGAACCAAAAGATCATCCACTCACAAGAACAGTAAGAGAAGACCTTAGAAAACGATTGAGTGAATTTGACAAGCACCTGTTAAGCGGAGATGACAGAAGAAAGGAACCAAAGAAATTTGGAGGTCCTGGTGCACGAAGAAGAAAACAGAAATCATATAGATAG
- a CDS encoding nucleotidyltransferase family protein, which translates to MILAGGRGTRGRPFTDYIPKAMIPVNGRPLVYHIAKYLSKFDIIDEIIILGNFTGIGKQIEKYFENHISFKKTIKFIQDSQSGTGGDLVHLRSALGESKEFLLWFVDNLCPVDISKMYQFHKDSKTHATIAVRRYRKEETGFAIVKNGIIHEFKEKPIIELQMAECLGIYIINSRIINTIKTKSQQKKDLNLSYDILQPLSKRGKIAAYDIGKIQWLDIDSPTRVERNKELVNSIIKKLG; encoded by the coding sequence GTGATTTTGGCAGGAGGCCGCGGAACACGCGGACGGCCATTCACAGATTATATTCCAAAAGCAATGATTCCAGTCAATGGAAGGCCACTGGTCTATCACATTGCCAAGTACCTTTCCAAGTTTGACATAATTGATGAGATAATCATACTAGGTAATTTTACAGGTATTGGAAAACAGATAGAGAAATACTTTGAAAATCACATCTCGTTTAAAAAAACTATAAAATTCATACAAGATTCACAGAGTGGAACAGGAGGAGATCTTGTTCACTTGAGATCGGCCCTTGGTGAAAGCAAAGAATTTCTCTTATGGTTTGTTGATAACTTGTGCCCAGTCGACATAAGCAAGATGTATCAATTTCACAAGGATTCCAAGACACATGCTACAATAGCTGTGAGAAGATATAGAAAGGAAGAGACAGGATTCGCAATAGTCAAGAACGGGATAATTCATGAATTCAAGGAAAAACCTATAATTGAATTACAGATGGCAGAGTGTCTCGGAATATACATAATAAATTCCAGAATAATTAACACAATAAAGACCAAAAGCCAACAAAAAAAAGATCTGAATCTTTCTTATGATATTTTACAACCATTATCCAAGAGAGGAAAAATTGCGGCGTATGACATAGGAAAAATTCAGTGGTTAGACATTGATTCACCTACACGTGTTGAAAGAAACAAAGAATTGGTTAATTCAATAATAAAGAAACTCGGCTAG
- a CDS encoding 50S ribosomal protein L18e: MTNQIVIQMVKTLRVASKKNNAPIWERLADLALKPTRAKRTMNLGQLDKFVSDNDVVIVPGKILGTGNLSHKITLCSFSISTSGAKKITQSGGKISDISQIIKDHPTGKGVKIIG; the protein is encoded by the coding sequence ATGACTAACCAGATTGTTATTCAAATGGTGAAGACCTTGCGTGTAGCTTCAAAGAAGAACAATGCACCCATATGGGAAAGGTTAGCAGATCTGGCGTTAAAACCAACCAGAGCAAAAAGAACAATGAATTTAGGCCAACTGGACAAATTTGTATCAGACAATGATGTTGTCATAGTACCAGGCAAGATACTAGGAACTGGCAACCTCTCACACAAAATAACATTATGCTCATTTTCAATATCAACTAGCGGTGCAAAAAAAATAACCCAATCAGGCGGAAAAATATCAGATATATCTCAGATTATCAAGGATCACCCAACTGGAAAAGGAGTAAAAATAATTGGCTAA
- the rrp42 gene encoding exosome complex protein Rrp42 — protein sequence MNSLILDQLKRDKILDLLKTGKRIDGRALDEQRPLVIETGVIPKANGSARVKLGDTEIITGVKIQPDKPFPDLGDKGILICTAEILPLADPNAEPGPPNEEVIELARVVDRGIRETEMIDLHQLVLIENKSVIGMFIDSSVIDSGGNLFDACSYASVAGILSCSVPKYKIENEVPVLVEGVTSKPPIKTLPVSVTMARIGDYIVIDPTRDEESCMDARITITTNSDGNICAVQKGGSDGFTAEQLLRCSEMALTVGRKIRKQFEQLM from the coding sequence TTGAATTCTCTAATATTAGATCAACTAAAACGAGATAAGATTCTTGATCTCCTCAAGACTGGGAAAAGAATTGATGGGAGAGCACTTGATGAACAAAGACCACTAGTTATCGAAACAGGGGTTATTCCAAAGGCCAATGGTTCTGCCAGAGTAAAATTAGGAGATACTGAAATTATAACCGGCGTAAAAATACAACCTGATAAACCGTTTCCAGATCTTGGAGACAAGGGAATTCTTATCTGCACCGCAGAAATCTTACCACTTGCAGATCCTAATGCAGAGCCTGGACCGCCAAATGAGGAAGTCATCGAACTTGCGCGAGTTGTTGACAGGGGAATAAGAGAAACTGAAATGATTGATTTACATCAACTAGTTTTAATTGAAAATAAATCTGTTATTGGAATGTTCATTGATAGCAGCGTGATTGATTCTGGTGGAAATCTATTTGATGCCTGTTCTTATGCATCGGTAGCTGGTATTCTTTCTTGTTCTGTTCCAAAATATAAAATAGAAAATGAGGTGCCGGTTCTTGTAGAGGGTGTAACATCCAAACCTCCGATAAAGACACTACCTGTATCTGTCACCATGGCAAGAATTGGTGACTATATTGTTATTGATCCCACTAGGGATGAGGAATCTTGTATGGATGCAAGAATTACAATTACAACCAATTCTGATGGAAATATTTGTGCTGTACAAAAGGGAGGAAGTGACGGATTTACTGCTGAGCAGCTCTTACGATGCTCTGAAATGGCACTTACTGTAGGAAGGAAAATAAGGAAGCAATTTGAGCAGTTGATGTAG